The Herminiimonas arsenitoxidans genome window below encodes:
- a CDS encoding efflux transporter outer membrane subunit yields the protein MKNRTFELAMPSISARQKSGHMQRRIVIAAAISLLAGCAVGPDYSRPELTPSKGFSPKPLPSATTASPVPGGNSQHFVLSQDIQADWWTLFRSPQLNALVEKAFAANPTIESAQAALRVAQENVYAQRGFFFPTVQAGYSPARTKIAGNLGGNSPGLQGNGTNISTTEKSSSPFVGPVIYNFHTTQLTVGYTPDVFGGNRRQVESLEAEAKYQKLQLEAAYITLASNVTAAAIQEALLREQIAILNRIIESNTQSVELVQRQLKAGYASRLDLSMQQTTLQQAKEQLPPLQKQFEQTRNLLRALAGGMQDSDLPESFDLASLQLPENLPLSLPSQVIEQRPDVRAAEEQLRAASAQIGVALANRLPQFSIDGTWGGAANQFSQMFWSSGRFFELAANLSMPLFDGGVLRHRQRAAEESYKQAAAQYKETVITSFQNVADTLHAIHADAESFKLAADVADTTKTTLDLTQRQHARGYVDRLTLITAEQGYRQAALNVAQARATRLGDTAALFQALGGGWWNRADKEKKAETEPAIAASTSSN from the coding sequence ATGAAGAATCGAACATTTGAGCTAGCAATGCCGTCCATTTCGGCACGCCAAAAATCAGGTCATATGCAGCGCCGTATCGTCATCGCAGCAGCCATTAGTTTATTGGCCGGTTGCGCTGTCGGCCCCGACTACAGCAGACCTGAATTGACACCGTCAAAAGGTTTTTCGCCTAAGCCATTGCCATCAGCAACAACTGCCTCGCCTGTACCGGGAGGCAATTCGCAACATTTTGTTTTGTCGCAAGATATTCAGGCAGATTGGTGGACGCTGTTTCGCTCACCGCAATTAAACGCATTGGTTGAAAAAGCCTTCGCCGCCAATCCGACTATCGAGTCGGCTCAGGCTGCGCTACGTGTCGCACAAGAAAATGTTTATGCACAACGCGGCTTTTTCTTCCCGACAGTACAAGCCGGTTACTCGCCAGCACGGACCAAAATCGCTGGCAATTTAGGTGGCAATTCGCCTGGTCTGCAAGGCAATGGCACCAACATTAGCACGACCGAAAAGTCATCTTCTCCATTCGTCGGCCCCGTCATCTACAACTTCCACACGACGCAACTGACAGTGGGATATACACCTGACGTATTTGGTGGCAACCGCAGACAAGTAGAAAGTCTGGAAGCAGAAGCGAAGTATCAGAAGCTTCAGCTCGAAGCCGCATACATCACTCTGGCGTCCAACGTCACAGCTGCCGCCATTCAAGAAGCCTTGCTGCGTGAACAAATTGCAATTCTCAATCGCATCATAGAATCCAATACACAATCAGTGGAATTGGTGCAGCGACAATTGAAGGCTGGATACGCATCACGACTCGATCTCTCCATGCAGCAAACCACATTGCAGCAAGCGAAAGAGCAATTGCCGCCTTTGCAGAAGCAGTTTGAACAAACCCGCAATCTGCTGCGTGCACTTGCAGGTGGCATGCAGGATAGCGATTTGCCTGAGTCCTTCGATCTCGCTTCATTGCAATTGCCGGAAAATCTGCCTTTGAGTCTGCCATCGCAAGTAATTGAGCAGCGCCCTGATGTGCGCGCTGCGGAAGAACAATTGCGTGCAGCCAGCGCCCAGATCGGTGTTGCACTCGCCAATCGCTTGCCGCAGTTTTCTATCGATGGGACTTGGGGTGGTGCTGCCAATCAGTTCAGCCAAATGTTCTGGAGCTCTGGGCGTTTCTTTGAGTTAGCGGCCAACCTTTCCATGCCATTGTTCGATGGTGGCGTACTGCGTCATCGTCAACGTGCGGCAGAAGAGTCATACAAGCAAGCTGCTGCACAATACAAGGAAACCGTCATCACTTCGTTCCAGAATGTGGCCGATACCTTGCATGCGATTCATGCCGATGCCGAATCATTCAAGCTCGCAGCAGATGTCGCAGATACGACGAAAACCACATTGGATCTGACTCAAAGGCAACATGCGCGCGGCTACGTCGACCGCCTTACATTGATCACGGCAGAACAGGGATACCGGCAAGCAGCCCTGAACGTTGCACAAGCACGTGCCACGCGTTTGGGAGATACCGCTGCGCTGTTCCAGGCTTTGGGTGGCGGATGGTGGAATCGTGCCGACAAGGAAAAGAAGGCGGAGACAGAGCCTGCTATTGCCGCAAGTACGTCGAGTAATTAA
- a CDS encoding DUF3025 domain-containing protein, with protein sequence MKPSFLDSIDWSRPWLACVRTAGMSIAEASDWRQELNRRASGMGLHNHRELPIRFVPQADLPPDTAYETFISNTGNVPTRDNLHDFFNALVWLTFPQIKIQLNALQAREIERSAAEQAIAPRGKLRDAATIFDENAALLITSNHDLVRALRAHEWGDVFLTRRADFLQECAVFLFGHALMEKLVAPYKAITGHAWIVALECPASDLALEEQCRWVDTTVALQLVNGLSTADFSPLPVLGVPGWWPEQDAEFYGDKTVFRPKRRM encoded by the coding sequence ATGAAGCCATCATTTCTGGATAGCATCGATTGGTCGCGCCCCTGGCTGGCCTGCGTACGTACTGCCGGTATGTCTATCGCAGAAGCCAGTGATTGGCGTCAGGAGTTGAATCGGCGCGCATCCGGCATGGGTTTGCACAATCATCGCGAGTTGCCGATTCGTTTTGTGCCGCAAGCCGATTTGCCGCCTGATACCGCGTATGAAACCTTCATCAGCAATACCGGCAATGTCCCTACACGCGACAATCTGCACGATTTTTTCAATGCCTTGGTCTGGCTGACTTTCCCACAAATAAAAATTCAATTGAATGCCTTGCAAGCGCGAGAAATTGAGCGCTCGGCGGCAGAGCAGGCGATTGCACCACGTGGCAAGTTGCGTGATGCGGCCACGATATTTGATGAGAATGCTGCACTGTTAATTACATCGAATCACGATCTGGTACGCGCCTTACGCGCGCATGAATGGGGGGATGTGTTCCTCACGCGGCGCGCAGATTTCCTGCAAGAGTGCGCAGTGTTTTTATTTGGTCATGCCTTGATGGAAAAACTGGTGGCGCCGTACAAGGCAATTACGGGGCATGCGTGGATAGTGGCGCTGGAGTGTCCTGCATCTGATCTTGCGCTGGAAGAGCAGTGTCGTTGGGTCGATACGACGGTGGCTTTGCAGCTGGTGAATGGTTTGAGTACAGCTGATTTCTCACCATTGCCTGTGTTGGGTGTGCCGGGTTGGTGGCCTGAACAGGATGCAGAATTTTATGGTGATAAAACTGTTTTCCGACCGAAGCGCAGAATGTAA
- the pyrC gene encoding dihydroorotase: MTTKSASNRPSSITITRPDDWHLHLRDGATIASVLPDTARQFARAIVMPNLKPPVTTTAQAVAYRDRILAALPSGMQFEPLMTLYLTNNTPPEEIQRAKESGVVHAVKLYPAGATTNSDAGVSDLAKCYKTLEMMQKVGMPFLVHGEVTDPEIDIFDREAVFIDRVMKPLRRDMPELKVVFEHITTKDAAQYVAEADGHVAATITAHHLLYNRNELFKGGIRPHYYCLPVLKREIHRQALVAAAISGSNKFFLGTDSAPHAKGLKEHACGCAGCYTALHAMELYTQAFDQADALDKLEQFASFNGPDFYKLPRNTGTITLQREEWQVPTELPLGNATLVPLNGGETIGWKFV, encoded by the coding sequence ATGACTACGAAATCTGCATCGAATCGCCCTTCCAGCATCACCATTACCCGTCCTGACGATTGGCATCTGCATTTGCGCGATGGCGCAACGATCGCCTCCGTCTTGCCTGATACCGCGCGCCAATTTGCCCGCGCCATCGTCATGCCCAACCTCAAGCCGCCGGTTACCACGACTGCGCAAGCTGTCGCTTATCGCGATCGCATTCTGGCAGCCTTGCCGAGCGGCATGCAGTTCGAGCCCTTGATGACCTTGTACCTGACCAACAATACGCCACCGGAAGAAATACAGCGCGCAAAAGAGAGTGGTGTCGTACATGCTGTGAAGTTGTATCCAGCTGGTGCAACGACCAATTCAGATGCCGGTGTCAGCGATTTGGCCAAATGCTATAAAACTTTGGAAATGATGCAAAAGGTTGGTATGCCGTTCTTGGTGCATGGCGAAGTTACCGATCCAGAGATTGATATTTTTGACCGTGAAGCGGTGTTTATCGATCGCGTGATGAAGCCATTGCGTCGCGATATGCCTGAGTTGAAGGTGGTGTTCGAACACATCACCACCAAGGATGCCGCGCAGTACGTGGCAGAAGCAGACGGTCATGTCGCTGCAACAATTACCGCGCATCACTTGCTGTACAACCGTAACGAACTCTTCAAGGGCGGTATTCGTCCACACTATTACTGCTTGCCGGTATTGAAGCGTGAAATACATCGTCAAGCCTTGGTCGCAGCAGCGATCTCCGGCAGCAATAAATTCTTCCTCGGTACCGATTCGGCACCGCATGCTAAAGGCTTGAAGGAACATGCTTGCGGTTGTGCGGGTTGCTATACCGCACTGCACGCGATGGAGTTGTACACGCAGGCATTCGATCAAGCCGACGCGCTGGACAAACTAGAGCAGTTTGCCAGCTTTAATGGCCCAGACTTCTACAAGCTGCCGCGCAATACCGGCACCATCACTTTGCAACGCGAAGAATGGCAAGTGCCGACTGAACTCCCGCTGGGCAATGCAACGTTGGTGCCTTTGAATGGCGGCGAGACGATAGGCTGGAAGTTCGTCTGA
- a CDS encoding amino acid ABC transporter ATP-binding protein codes for MIELENVNKWYGAFQVLTDCTTQVAKGDVVVVCGPSGSGKSTLIKTVNGLEPFQQGKITVDGISVGDPKTNLSSLRSRIGMVFQNFELFPHLSISENLTLAQVKVLKRSLPDATERGLKYLDRVGLIAQKDKFPGQLSGGQQQRVAIARALSMDPIAMLFDEPTSALDPEMINEVLDVMVGLAQDGMTMMVVTHEMGFAKKVANRVIFMDKGLIVEDCTKDEFFGTTRSDRARDFLAKIIH; via the coding sequence ATGATTGAATTGGAAAACGTGAACAAGTGGTACGGGGCTTTTCAAGTGCTGACCGATTGCACGACGCAAGTCGCCAAGGGTGATGTGGTTGTGGTGTGTGGCCCATCTGGTTCCGGTAAGTCAACACTGATCAAAACCGTGAACGGGCTGGAGCCTTTTCAGCAGGGAAAAATCACCGTAGATGGTATTTCGGTTGGCGATCCAAAGACCAATTTATCCAGCTTGCGTTCGCGCATCGGTATGGTGTTCCAGAATTTTGAATTATTCCCGCACCTATCGATTAGTGAAAACCTGACACTGGCACAAGTCAAAGTATTGAAGCGTAGTTTGCCGGATGCGACTGAACGCGGTTTGAAATATCTGGATCGCGTCGGCCTAATCGCGCAGAAGGATAAATTCCCTGGTCAGTTGTCTGGTGGTCAGCAACAACGTGTGGCGATTGCGCGTGCCTTGTCTATGGATCCGATTGCGATGTTGTTCGATGAACCAACTTCTGCGCTCGATCCAGAGATGATCAATGAAGTGCTGGATGTCATGGTCGGCCTGGCGCAAGATGGCATGACCATGATGGTGGTGACGCATGAAATGGGCTTTGCGAAGAAAGTGGCAAATCGCGTGATCTTCATGGACAAGGGTTTGATAGTTGAAGATTGTACAAAAGATGAATTTTTTGGCACGACGCGCTCGGATCGTGCACGTGACTTTTTGGCCAAGATTATTCATTGA
- a CDS encoding amino acid ABC transporter permease → MGDLDFEIITRTWPYLLTGLQYTLQLTVVATIGGVIFGTVLAMARLSRFKTLSLIAAAYVNLMRSVPLLLVIFWFYFLMPIILQKITGSERPVQLGADRSAYITFILFEAAYFCEIMRAGIQSISKGQVNAGYALGFTYGQSMQLVVLPQAFRNMLPILLTQTIVLFQDVSLVSLLNVTDFVGASVKVAQRDSRVVEMYLFVAVVYFVLSFALSMAVKQLQKRFAIIR, encoded by the coding sequence ATGGGTGATCTCGATTTTGAAATCATCACGCGCACCTGGCCTTATCTATTGACGGGTTTGCAGTACACCTTGCAATTGACGGTGGTGGCGACAATCGGCGGTGTGATATTCGGCACGGTATTGGCGATGGCGCGCTTGTCGCGTTTCAAGACGCTGTCGCTGATTGCTGCTGCGTATGTGAATTTGATGCGTTCGGTTCCATTGCTGTTGGTGATCTTCTGGTTCTATTTTCTGATGCCTATCATCTTGCAAAAGATCACGGGATCGGAGCGACCAGTCCAGCTCGGTGCGGATCGTTCTGCTTACATCACCTTCATCTTGTTTGAAGCCGCTTACTTCTGCGAAATCATGCGCGCCGGGATACAGAGTATTTCCAAAGGACAGGTGAACGCCGGTTACGCGCTGGGATTCACTTATGGGCAATCGATGCAACTGGTCGTGTTGCCGCAAGCCTTCCGCAATATGTTGCCGATCTTGCTGACACAAACCATTGTGCTGTTCCAGGATGTGTCGCTGGTATCGCTGCTGAATGTGACCGACTTTGTCGGTGCATCAGTCAAGGTTGCGCAGCGTGATAGTCGCGTAGTTGAGATGTATCTGTTTGTTGCCGTCGTTTATTTTGTGCTGAGCTTCGCACTGTCGATGGCTGTCAAACAGTTGCAAAAACGGTTTGCCATCATTCGATAA
- a CDS encoding amino acid ABC transporter permease: MDLSIFLEQVPDGDGTWAESLLSGLWWTLAVAFFAWIFAFVVGSIVGVARTSEKRWLVRLGGAYVELFRNIPLLVQFFVWYFVVPGLVPAVKAWVITLDPTEHQFVTAVVCLGFFTSSRIAEQVRSGIQALPRGQRYAGYALGLTTMQTYRFVLLPMAYRIIIPPLTSELMNLIKNTAVAYSIGLVELFFRTREMGEMTFRYFEAFGAATLIYVIIAMTANRVMALIERRVAIPGYIAGGKHG, translated from the coding sequence ATGGATCTAAGCATATTTCTGGAGCAGGTTCCTGATGGCGATGGCACATGGGCAGAGAGTTTGTTGTCGGGGCTATGGTGGACCCTGGCGGTGGCTTTCTTTGCATGGATATTCGCCTTCGTGGTCGGCTCGATCGTCGGCGTGGCGCGTACCAGCGAGAAGCGCTGGCTGGTACGTCTAGGCGGTGCTTACGTTGAATTGTTCCGCAATATTCCCTTGCTGGTGCAATTCTTCGTTTGGTATTTCGTCGTGCCGGGTTTGGTGCCTGCGGTGAAAGCCTGGGTCATCACGCTTGACCCTACCGAGCATCAATTCGTCACGGCGGTTGTCTGTCTCGGTTTCTTCACATCATCGCGGATTGCAGAACAAGTGCGTTCAGGCATTCAAGCCTTGCCGCGTGGTCAGCGTTATGCGGGCTATGCCTTGGGTTTGACGACCATGCAAACCTATCGCTTCGTACTGTTGCCGATGGCGTATCGCATCATCATTCCGCCGCTGACATCCGAGTTGATGAACCTGATCAAAAATACTGCAGTTGCGTATTCGATCGGATTAGTTGAACTGTTCTTCCGCACACGTGAAATGGGCGAGATGACTTTCCGTTATTTCGAAGCCTTCGGTGCTGCGACCTTGATCTACGTGATTATCGCGATGACGGCTAATCGCGTGATGGCCTTGATCGAGCGGCGTGTTGCTATCCCGGGTTATATCGCGGGAGGTAAACATGGGTGA
- a CDS encoding amino acid ABC transporter substrate-binding protein — MNLKTLLAITLGAGTLVAAVPAVHAQELTGTLKKIKETNSITIGYRESSIPFSFLDDKQQPIGYAVDLCMKIVDTVKADLKLPKLQVVMQPVTSSNRIPLLRNGTIDLECGSTTNSKVRQEQVSFGPNYFVINVTAAVKKTSNINTLADLNGKTISTTSGTTSVPLLKGYKKTENVQVKEIYGKDHAEAFLLMADDRAVAFVMDNVLLAGQIANSKRPGDYKILPESLSEEPYSMMLRKDDPQFKALVDKSIVAVMKSGEINKIYAKWFTSPIPPKGMNLNFPMTQPIQDAFKNPSDKGV, encoded by the coding sequence TGCAGTGCACGCACAAGAATTGACCGGGACGCTGAAAAAAATCAAGGAAACGAATTCCATCACGATAGGCTATCGCGAGTCGTCGATTCCATTTTCATTTCTTGATGACAAGCAACAACCGATAGGCTATGCAGTTGATCTGTGCATGAAGATAGTCGATACGGTCAAAGCAGATTTGAAGTTGCCTAAGCTCCAGGTTGTGATGCAACCAGTGACGTCCAGCAATCGTATTCCACTGTTGCGCAACGGCACTATCGATCTGGAGTGTGGCTCGACCACCAATTCCAAAGTGCGGCAGGAGCAGGTTTCTTTCGGTCCGAATTACTTCGTGATCAATGTCACGGCAGCGGTGAAAAAGACTTCCAACATCAATACGCTGGCCGACCTCAACGGCAAGACGATCTCTACTACTTCGGGTACTACCTCGGTGCCGCTGTTGAAGGGTTACAAGAAAACCGAGAACGTCCAGGTGAAAGAAATCTACGGCAAAGATCATGCAGAAGCCTTCTTGCTGATGGCGGATGACAGAGCGGTTGCCTTTGTCATGGATAACGTTTTGCTGGCTGGGCAAATTGCCAACTCCAAACGTCCAGGCGACTACAAGATATTGCCAGAGTCCTTGAGCGAAGAGCCGTACAGCATGATGTTGCGCAAGGATGATCCGCAATTCAAAGCCTTGGTTGATAAGTCGATAGTTGCAGTCATGAAGTCGGGCGAGATCAACAAGATTTACGCTAAATGGTTTACCAGCCCGATTCCGCCTAAAGGAATGAATTTGAATTTCCCGATGACGCAGCCGATACAGGATGCATTCAAAAATCCTAGCGACAAAGGCGTGTAA